Proteins from a single region of Corylus avellana chromosome ca11, CavTom2PMs-1.0:
- the LOC132166197 gene encoding signal recognition particle 9 kDa protein — MVYITSWDEFVERSVQLFRADPDSTRYVMKYRHCDGKLVLKVTDNRECLKFKTDQAQEAKKMEKLNNIFFTLMARGPDAETSEVTGKEQMDAQPTKKGRGRKQ, encoded by the exons ATGGTTTACATAACATCGTGGGATGAGTTCGTAGAGCGATCAGTGCAGTTGTTCCGTGCCGATCCCGATTCT ACACGGTATGTGATGAAGTACCGGCACTGCGATGGCAAACTGGTTCTCAAGGTCACTGATAACCGAGAG TGTCTCAAGTTTAAGACAGACCAGGCACAGGAGGCTAAGAAGATGGAGAAGCTTAACAACATATTCTTCACTTTAATGGCTCGGGGTCCTGATG CAGAAACATCAGAAGTTACTGGGAAGGAACAGATGGATGCACAGCCaaccaagaaaggaagaggaaggAAACAATAA